Proteins encoded within one genomic window of Camelina sativa cultivar DH55 chromosome 19, Cs, whole genome shotgun sequence:
- the LOC104766797 gene encoding ethylene-responsive transcription factor ERF120-like: MDPADVPSYDRDDNFIPYVTRDEEHVIMVSALRQVISNFEGDTSTCESRLPSLNAGPCPLCGITGCNGCVFPRHEDTMEKKEKKIKGVRKKPSGTWSAEIWDPNLKVRRWLGTFPTADMAAHAYNDAAAELVGQRPAARGATQKGEKASTKNMRVEND, from the exons atggatcCAGCAGATGTTCCTTCGTACGATCGAGACGACAATTTCATTCCTTATGTGACAAGAGATGAAGAGCATGTGATCATGGTTTCTGCTTTGCGACAAGTGATATCAAACTTCGAAGGTGACACTTCAACATGCGAATCTCGTCTTCCATCTTTGAACGCTGGTCCTTGTCCTCTCTGTGGTATCACCGGTTGCAACGGTTGTGTATTCCCACGGCACGAAGATAccatggagaagaaggagaagaagatcaaaggaGTGAGGAAAAAGCCATCAG GTACCTGGTCGGCGGAGATATGGGATCCGAATTTGAAAGTAAGAAGATGGCTTGGAACGTTTCCGACAGCGGATATGGCTGCACATGCTTACAATGATGCGGCGGCTGAGCTTGTCGGACAAAGACCTGCAGCAAGAGGTGCCACACAAAAGGGAGAGAAAGCATCCACCAAGAACATGAGGGTGGAAAATGACTGA
- the LOC104768044 gene encoding chitin elicitor receptor kinase 1-like: MVLMIIMFPLLLLLLFLAVESKSMGSYGLALASYYVENELSLSIINLYLSSYDQFNYEPILRYNRNIQNNNKNKDLIIPIGSRVRVPFPCECQPGDFLRHNFTYRFQQINTYERVAIRRYANLTTEGSLQGRNPFPANNIPPSATLNVLVNCSCGDESVSKDYGLFVTYPLRPEDSLDMIANSSGVPGDVISRYNPGVDFSSRNRIVFVPGRDPSGAFPHFQSSKKGGIGVGVIAGICVGVVVALMLISLFIYYAYRTSKSKGDYRDCGRCNVRVGVFQVFSGISAINVDNSVDFSMEELAKATDNFSLSFKIGQGSFGAVYYAELRGEKAAIKKMDMEASKQFLAELKVLTHVHHVNLVRLIGYCVEGSLFLVYEYVENGDLGQHLHGSRLEPLPWTKRVQIALDSARGLEYIHEHTVPVYVHRDIKSANILIDQNFRAKVADFGLTKLIEIGGAATRGAMGTFGYMAPETIYAQVSAKVDVYAFGVVLFKLISAKGAVVKMNESVGEFKSLVGVFDEVVFNKETDKEEALRKIIDPRLGDQYPFDSVYKMAELGKACSTQQNAQRRPTMRYIVVASSTLLSSTGNWDHVANFQNDDLLGQMSGR; this comes from the exons ATGGTGCTAATGATTATAATGTttccgcttcttcttcttcttctcttcttggcCGTAGAATCAAAGTCCATGGGAAGCTACGGTTTAGCTCTAGCATCTTACTACGTAGAGAACGAACTATCTCTCTCTATCATCAACCTATACCTCAGTTCTTACGATCAATTCAACTACGAACCAATCCTCAGGTACAACCGTAACatacagaacaacaacaaaaacaaagatttgatCATCCCTATAGGTTCAAGGGTTCGTGTACCTTTCCCTTGCGAATGTCAACCTGGAGACTTCCTTCGCCACAACTTCACATACCGTTTCCAACAGATAAATACTTACGAAAGAGTTGCCATAAGGAGATACGCGAATCTCACCACGGAAGGTTCCTTGCAAGGGAGGAATCCTTTTCCGGCTAACAACATCCCTCCTTCTGCGACGCTTAATGTGCTTGTGAATTGTTCTTGTGGTGATGAGAGTGTTTCCAAGGATTATGGTTTGTTTGTTACGTATCCTCTTCGTCCTGAGGATAGTCTCGATATGATTGCTAACTCTTCTGGTGTACCGGGGGATGTTATAAGTAGGTATAACCCTGGCGTTGATTTCAGCTCCAGGAATCGGATCGTCTTTGTCCCTGGGAGAG ATCCTAGTGGTGCATTTCCACATTTTCAATCAAg TAAAAAAG GTGGTATTGGTGTTGGAGTTATCGCTGGTATATGTGTAGGAGTGGTTGTGGCTCTTATGTTAATCTCGCTTTTCATATATTATGCTTACCGGACGAGCAAGTCCAAGggtgatta CCGTGATTGCGGACGCTGCAacgtccgggtcggggtctttcaagtGTTTTCTGGCATTTCTGCCATAAACGTAGATAACTCTGTTGATTTTTCGATGGAGGAGCTCGCAAAGGCTACTGATAATTTCAGTCTGTCTTTTAAGATCGGGCAAGGTAGTTTTGGAGCTGTTTACTATGCAGAGCTTAGAGGAGAA AAAGCTGCGATCAAGAAGATGGACATGGAGGCATCGAAGCAGTTCTTGGCGGAACTAAAAGTCTTAACACATGTACATCATGTCAACCTG GTTCGCCTGATTGGATATTGTGTTGAGGGGTCTCTGTTCTTGGTCTATGAATATGTTGAGAATGGCGACCTTGGACAACATTTACATGGCTcaa GGTTAGAACCGTTACCGTGGACTAAAAGAGTGCAGATTGCGCTAGACTCAGCTAGAGGCTTAGAATACATACACGAGCACACGGTTCCAGTCTATGTTCATAGGGACATTAAATCTGCCAATATTTTGATAGACCAGAACTTCCGAGCAAAG GTCGCTGATTTCGGTTTAACAAAGCTGATAGAAATTGGAGGCGCAGCAACTCGTGGTGCAATGGGTACATTTGGTTACATGGCACCAGA GACAATCTACGCACAAGTGTCTGCAAAAGTGGATGTATATGCATTTGGAGTTGTCCTATTCAAATTGATTTCTGCGAAAGGCGCGGTTGTCAAAATGAATGAATCCGTTGGTGAATTTAAAAGCCTCGTTGGTGTG TTCGATGAAGTAGTATTCAATAAGGAGACTGACAAAGAAGAAGCACTACGCAAGATTATAGACCCGAGGCTCGGAGATCAGTACCCGTTTGATTCGGTATATAAG atGGCGGAATTAGGGAAAGCTTGTAGTACGCAACAAAATGCGCAACGACGTCCGACTATGAGATACATTGTGGTTGCTTCATCAACTCTTTTATCGTCTACCGGAAATTGGGACCATGTTGCAAACTTCCAAAACGACGACCTCCTCGGTCAGATGTCCGGCCGGTAG
- the LOC104766803 gene encoding tyrosine decarboxylase 1-like, producing the protein MDSEQLREYGHRLIDFIADYYKTIESFPVLSQVQPGYLHKLLPDIAPDHPETMDQVLDDVRAKILPGVTHWQSPSFFAYYPANSSVAGFLGDMLSAGLGIMGFSWITSPAATELEMIVLDWLAKLLNLPDQFLSKGNGGGVIQGSTSEAILVVLIAARNKVLRNVGQNALEKLVVYSSDQTHSAFQKTCQIVGIHPENCRVLETDASTNYALRPGLLQEAVSQDLEAGLIPFFLCATVGTTSSAAIDPLAELGKIANSNDMWFHVDAAYAGSACICPEYRQYIDGVETTDSFSMSAHKWFLTNFDCSLLWVKDQDSLTEALSTNPEYLKNKASQANLVVDFKDWQIPLGRSFRSLKLWMVLRLYGSEALKNYIRNHIKLAKDFEQLVSEDPNFEIVTPRIFSLVCFRLVPAKNDEKKCNNQNRKLQDAVNSSGKLFISHTALSGKIVLRCAIGAPLTEEKHVKEAWNVIQDEASFLLHK; encoded by the exons ATGGACTCAGAGCAACTCAGAGAATACGGACATCGACTGATTGATTTCATTGCCGATTATTACAAAACTATCGAAAGTTTCCCTGTTCTTAGCCAAGTTCAG CCTGGTTATCTTCATAAGCTTTTGCCTGATATCGCACCAGACCACCCTGAAACGATGGACCAAGTTCTTGATG ATGTTCGGGCGAAGATATTGCCTGGAGTAACGCATTGGCAAAGCCCGAGTTTCTTTGCTTATTACCCTGCCAACAGCAGTGTTGCCGGGTTCTTGGGTGACATGTTGAGTGCTGGTCTTGGAATTATGGGTTTCAGTTGGATAACTTCTCCAGCTGCCACCGAGCTCGAGATGATCGTTCTTGATTGGCTTGCAAAACTTCTCAACCTACCCGATCAGTTTCTATCCAAAG GAAATGGAGGTGGAGTAATACAAGGGTCAACTAGTGAAGCTATTCTTGTTGTTCTGATTGCTGCACGCAACAAGGTTTTAAGAAACGTTGGGCAAAACGCGCTTGAGAAGCTTGTTGTCTACTCCTCTGACCAGACTCATTCAGCGTTTCAAAAGACCTGCCAG ATCGTTGGAATCCATCCAGAGAACTGCAGGGTTCTGGAAACCGACGCCTCTACAAATTACGCTCTGCGTCCAGGATTGCTCCAAGAAGCTGTTTCTCAAGATCTTGAAGCTGGATTGATTCCATTCTTCTTATGTGCTACT GTTGGAACCACTTCTTCAGCCGCCATTGATCCATTGGCTGAATTGGGAAAGATCGCTAAC AGCAATGACATGTGGTTTCACGTAGATGCAGCTTATGCTGGAAGTGCTTGTATATGTCCAGAGTACCGACAATACATCGACGGTGTGGAAACTACAGACTCTTTTAGCATGAGTGCTCACAAATGGTTCCTTACTAATTTCGATTGTTCACTTCTTTGGGTGAAG GATCAAGATTCTCTCACTGAAGCTCTTTCAACAAATCCGGAGTATCTCAAAAACAAG GCCTCTCAGGCGAACTTGGTTGTTGATTTCAAAGATTGGCAAATCCCTCTAGGACGAAGTTTCAG ATCATTGAAACTATGGATGGTTTTACGGCTCTATGGATCTGAGGCCTTGAAGAATTATATAAGAAACCATATCAAACTCGCTAAAGATTTCGAACAACTTGTCTCTGAAGATCCTAACTTTGAG ATTGTCACACCTCGGATCTTTTCACTTGTCTGTTTCCGCCTCGTGCCTGCGAAAAACGATGAAAAGAAGTGTAATAACCAAAACCGCAAACTCCAAGACGCAGTGAACTCTTCAGGGAAGCTCTTTATTTCTCACACG GCTTTGTCGGGAAAAATCGTTCTACGTTGCGCCATAGGAGCACCACTGACGGAGGAGAAGCACGTGAAGGAGGCGTGGAACGTTATTCAGGATGAAGCATCTTTCTTGCTTCACAAGTAA